From the Psychrilyobacter piezotolerans genome, one window contains:
- a CDS encoding GTP-binding protein, producing the protein MAKEQFDRSKPHVNIGTIGHVDHGKTTTTAAISKVLSDLGLAKAVDFANIDQAPEERERGITINT; encoded by the coding sequence ATGGCAAAAGAGCAATTTGACAGAAGTAAACCACATGTAAATATCGGAACAATAGGTCACGTAGACCACGGAAAGACAACAACAACAGCAGCAATCTCAAAAGTATTATCTGATTTAGGATTAGCTAAAGCAGTAGATTTCGCTAACATCGACCAAGCACCAGAAGAAAGAGAAAGAGGAATCACTATAAACACAG
- the fusA gene encoding elongation factor G, whose amino-acid sequence MAREISLDQTRNIGIMAHIDAGKTTTTERILLYTGVTHQIGEVHDGAATMDWMEQEQERGITITSAATTCFWRNHRINIIDTPGHVDFTVEVERSLRVLDGTVAVFSAVDGVQPQSETVWRQADKYNVPRMAFFNKMDRTGADFKMCVNDIKEKLGSNPVPVQLPIGAEENFEGIINLITMKEMKWPLDTADGQDMEIVDIRESLLEEAQAAREFMIESIVETDDILMEKFFGGEEITPEELISGLRTATIANQIVPVTCGTAFKNKGVQPLLDLIVDIMPSPIDIGAIAGTDVKDESIAMERVPGDDQPFAALAFKIMTDPFVGRLSFFRVYSGTLAKGSYVLNSVKGKKERVGRILQMHANKREEIEVVYCGDIAAAVGLKDTTTGDTLCDMANPIILERMEFPEPVISVAVEPKTKADQEKMGIALSKLAEEDPTFQVKTDEETGQTIISGMGELHLDILVDRMKREFKVESNVGKPQVAYRETITTETDTDMKYAKQSGGRGQYGHVKIRVYPNPGEGFMFENKVAGGAIPREYIPAVEKGCKEALEGGVIAGYAMEDVKVVLYDGSYHDVDSNEMAFKIAGSMAMKKAARECNPVILEPVFKVEITTPEEYMGDLIGDVSSRRGVVLGMTERAGARIIEAEVPLSEMFGYSTDLRSKSQGRANYAMEFKKYLPVPASIQKTIMEERN is encoded by the coding sequence ATGGCTAGAGAAATTTCTTTAGATCAAACTAGAAATATAGGAATCATGGCTCATATCGATGCTGGTAAGACAACTACAACGGAGAGAATCTTACTTTACACTGGTGTAACTCATCAAATTGGAGAGGTACATGACGGTGCAGCTACTATGGACTGGATGGAGCAAGAGCAAGAAAGAGGAATCACAATCACTTCAGCAGCAACAACTTGTTTCTGGAGAAATCATAGAATAAACATCATCGATACACCTGGACATGTGGACTTTACTGTAGAAGTAGAAAGATCATTAAGAGTATTAGATGGAACAGTTGCAGTTTTCTCTGCAGTTGATGGAGTACAACCACAATCTGAAACAGTTTGGAGACAAGCTGACAAGTACAACGTACCTAGAATGGCTTTCTTTAACAAGATGGACAGAACAGGTGCAGACTTCAAGATGTGTGTAAACGACATCAAAGAAAAGTTAGGATCTAACCCAGTTCCTGTACAATTACCAATTGGTGCAGAAGAGAACTTCGAAGGAATCATTAACTTAATCACAATGAAAGAAATGAAGTGGCCTTTAGACACTGCAGACGGTCAAGACATGGAAATTGTTGACATCAGAGAATCTTTATTAGAAGAAGCTCAAGCTGCAAGAGAATTCATGATCGAATCTATCGTTGAGACAGATGACATCTTAATGGAAAAATTCTTTGGTGGAGAAGAAATTACTCCTGAAGAATTAATCTCTGGATTAAGAACAGCTACTATTGCAAACCAAATCGTTCCTGTAACGTGTGGTACTGCATTTAAAAATAAAGGAGTTCAACCATTATTAGACTTAATCGTTGACATCATGCCTTCACCAATAGATATCGGTGCAATTGCAGGTACTGACGTTAAAGATGAAAGTATTGCAATGGAAAGAGTTCCTGGAGATGACCAGCCGTTTGCTGCGTTAGCATTTAAAATAATGACTGACCCATTCGTTGGAAGATTATCTTTCTTCAGAGTATACTCTGGAACTTTAGCAAAAGGTTCATATGTATTAAACTCTGTAAAAGGTAAGAAAGAAAGAGTAGGAAGAATCCTACAAATGCATGCAAACAAAAGAGAAGAGATAGAAGTAGTATACTGTGGAGATATCGCAGCAGCAGTAGGTCTTAAAGACACTACAACTGGTGACACTCTATGTGATATGGCTAACCCTATCATCTTAGAAAGAATGGAATTCCCTGAGCCAGTTATCTCAGTAGCTGTTGAGCCTAAAACAAAGGCTGACCAAGAGAAAATGGGTATCGCTTTAAGCAAACTTGCTGAAGAAGATCCTACTTTCCAAGTTAAAACAGACGAAGAAACTGGACAAACTATCATCTCTGGAATGGGTGAACTTCACTTAGATATCCTAGTTGATAGAATGAAGAGAGAATTTAAGGTAGAATCAAACGTAGGTAAACCACAAGTTGCTTACAGAGAAACTATCACAACTGAAACTGATACTGACATGAAATATGCTAAGCAATCAGGTGGAAGAGGACAATACGGACACGTTAAGATCAGAGTATATCCTAATCCAGGTGAAGGATTCATGTTTGAAAATAAAGTTGCTGGTGGAGCAATTCCTAGAGAATATATTCCTGCAGTTGAAAAAGGTTGTAAAGAAGCACTTGAAGGCGGAGTTATCGCTGGATACGCAATGGAAGATGTTAAGGTTGTATTATATGATGGATCTTACCATGATGTTGACTCGAACGAGATGGCATTTAAAATTGCAGGATCAATGGCTATGAAGAAAGCAGCAAGAGAGTGTAACCCAGTTATACTTGAACCTGTATTCAAAGTAGAGATCACTACTCCTGAAGAGTATATGGGAGACTTAATTGGAGATGTTTCTTCAAGAAGAGGAGTCGTTCTTGGAATGACTGAAAGAGCTGGAGCTAGAATCATTGAAGCTGAAGTTCCTTTATCAGAAATGTTTGGTTACTCAACTGACTTAAGATCTAAATCTCAAGGAAGAGCAAACTATGCAATGGAATTCAAGAAATACTTACCAGTTCCTGCATCTATCCAAAAGACAATCATGGAAGAGAGAAACTAA
- the rpsG gene encoding 30S ribosomal protein S7, which translates to MSRRRAAVKRDVLADSRYGDKVVTKFINSIMLDGKKSLAESIFYGAMDLIKEKSGEEGYETFKKAIENIKPQLEVKSRRIGGATYQVPVEVRTVRQQALALRWLTTYTRNRKEYTMVERLANELIAASNNEGATIKKKEDTYKMAEANRAFAHYKW; encoded by the coding sequence ATGTCAAGAAGAAGAGCAGCAGTTAAAAGAGACGTTTTAGCTGATTCAAGATATGGAGATAAAGTTGTAACTAAATTTATAAATTCTATCATGTTAGATGGAAAGAAATCTTTAGCAGAGTCTATTTTTTATGGAGCTATGGATTTAATAAAGGAAAAATCAGGTGAAGAGGGATACGAAACTTTCAAGAAAGCTATCGAGAACATCAAACCTCAATTAGAAGTTAAATCAAGAAGAATTGGTGGAGCTACTTATCAAGTACCAGTAGAAGTTAGAACAGTTAGACAACAAGCCTTAGCTTTAAGATGGTTAACTACTTATACTAGAAATAGAAAAGAGTACACAATGGTTGAAAGATTAGCTAACGAATTAATCGCAGCGTCTAACAACGAAGGTGCAACTATCAAGAAAAAAGAAGACACTTATAAGATGGCAGAAGCAAACAGAGCTTTCGCACACTACAAGTGGTAA
- the rpsL gene encoding 30S ribosomal protein S12, producing the protein MPTINQLIRKGRKTLETSKTSPALKGNPQKRGVCVRVYTSTPKKPNSALRKVARVRLTNGIEVTAYIPGIGHNLQEHSIVLLKGGRTKDLPGVRYKVIRGALDTAGVADRKQSRSKYGVKKG; encoded by the coding sequence ATGCCTACTATTAACCAATTAATAAGAAAAGGAAGAAAGACGTTAGAAACATCTAAAACGTCACCAGCATTAAAAGGAAACCCACAAAAAAGAGGAGTTTGTGTAAGAGTTTATACTTCTACACCAAAGAAACCAAACTCAGCTTTAAGAAAGGTTGCCAGAGTAAGATTAACTAACGGAATCGAAGTTACTGCTTATATTCCAGGAATCGGACATAACTTACAAGAGCATTCAATTGTTCTTTTAAAAGGTGGAAGAACTAAAGACTTACCAGGTGTAAGATATAAAGTAATCAGAGGAGCTTTAGATACTGCAGGAGTAGCAGATAGAAAGCAATCAAGATCTAAGTACGGAGTAAAAAAAGGATAA